One genomic window of Pseudomonas sp. LFM046 includes the following:
- a CDS encoding GlxA family transcriptional regulator, with translation MASLRFGKLQGKGLTPAFQTRLVSPDGQSVRSFSEVRVPVDGPLDDAQVIIVPAFWGDFDSLLARYPQVCAWLRERHAAGSVICGEATGVFWIAQAGLLDGKEATTYWRFFREFAERFPKVLLNQDKHLSDADNLFCAGGVTSACDLYIYLIERFCGAGIAQAVARDILYEVQRSYTPGRIGFGGQKLHHDMTILQIQQWLEDHFADKFRFEDVSREHGMSIRNFMRRFQAATGDKPLHYLQRLRIETAKGLLSATRKSIKTISYEVGYDDASFFARLFRQHTQLSPNQYRRQYQQKGE, from the coding sequence ATGGCCAGCCTTCGCTTCGGCAAGCTCCAGGGCAAAGGCCTCACCCCCGCCTTCCAGACCAGACTGGTCAGCCCCGACGGCCAATCGGTGCGCAGCTTCAGCGAGGTACGCGTTCCCGTCGACGGACCGCTGGACGATGCACAAGTCATCATAGTCCCCGCCTTCTGGGGTGATTTCGATTCCCTGCTGGCGCGTTATCCACAGGTCTGCGCCTGGCTGCGGGAACGCCACGCTGCCGGCAGCGTCATCTGCGGCGAAGCTACCGGCGTGTTCTGGATCGCCCAGGCCGGCCTTCTGGATGGCAAGGAAGCGACCACCTACTGGCGATTCTTCCGCGAGTTCGCCGAGCGCTTCCCCAAGGTGCTGCTGAATCAGGACAAGCACCTCTCCGACGCCGACAATCTGTTCTGCGCCGGCGGCGTCACCTCCGCCTGCGACCTTTATATCTATCTGATCGAGCGCTTCTGCGGCGCCGGCATCGCCCAGGCAGTGGCCCGCGACATCCTCTATGAAGTGCAGCGCAGCTACACCCCGGGCCGCATCGGCTTCGGCGGGCAGAAGCTGCACCACGACATGACCATCCTGCAAATCCAGCAATGGCTGGAGGACCACTTCGCCGACAAGTTCCGCTTCGAAGACGTCTCCCGCGAACACGGCATGAGCATCCGCAACTTCATGCGCCGCTTCCAGGCCGCCACTGGCGACAAGCCCCTGCATTACCTGCAGCGCTTACGCATCGAAACGGCCAAGGGCCTCCTGTCGGCCACGCGCAAGAGCATCAAGACCATCAGCTACGAAGTCGGCTACGACGACGCCAGCTTCTTTGCCCGGCTGTTTCGCCAGCACACTCAGCTTTCGCCTAACCAGTACCGGCGCCAGTACCAGCAGAAAGGTGAATGA
- a CDS encoding Nif3-like dinuclear metal center hexameric protein, protein MAIALNTLVEEADRYLNASRIQDYCPNGLQVEGRPHVSRIVTGVTASQALLDAAAEAEADVVLVHHGYFWKGENPCVVGMKQRRLKTLLANDISLLAYHLPLDLHPDVGNNVQLARQLDIIVEGPLEPDNPRTVGLIGSLAEPMTASDFARRVREVLGREPLLVEGDRMISRIGWCTGGGQGYIDTAIAAGVDLYLTGEASEQTFHSARENGVSFIAAGHHATERYGIQALGDYLAKRFALEHLFIDCPNPV, encoded by the coding sequence ATGGCCATTGCCCTGAACACCTTGGTGGAGGAAGCGGATCGCTACCTGAACGCCTCCCGTATCCAGGATTACTGCCCCAACGGCCTGCAGGTGGAGGGTCGCCCTCATGTCAGCCGGATCGTGACCGGCGTCACCGCCAGCCAGGCGCTGCTGGATGCCGCGGCCGAGGCTGAAGCGGACGTGGTCCTGGTGCACCATGGATACTTCTGGAAGGGGGAGAATCCCTGCGTGGTAGGTATGAAGCAGCGCCGGCTGAAGACCCTGCTGGCCAATGACATCAGCCTGCTGGCCTATCACCTGCCCCTGGACCTGCACCCCGACGTGGGCAACAACGTGCAACTGGCACGTCAGTTGGACATCATCGTGGAAGGTCCGCTGGAGCCGGACAACCCGCGTACCGTCGGTCTGATCGGTTCCCTGGCCGAGCCCATGACTGCCTCGGATTTCGCTCGCCGTGTGCGTGAGGTCCTGGGCCGCGAGCCGCTGCTGGTGGAGGGGGACCGGATGATCAGCCGCATCGGTTGGTGCACGGGCGGCGGCCAGGGCTACATCGATACTGCCATCGCCGCAGGCGTCGACCTTTACCTCACCGGGGAGGCTTCGGAGCAGACCTTCCACAGCGCACGCGAGAATGGCGTCAGCTTCATCGCTGCCGGTCATCACGCCACTGAGCGCTATGGCATCCAGGCCTTGGGAGATTACCTGGCCAAGCGCTTCGCGCTCGAACACCTGTTCATAGATTGCCCGAACCCCGTGTGA
- the algW gene encoding Do family serine endopeptidase AlgW, whose translation MLKALRFIGWPLIVGVLVALLIIQQYPEWVGLPRQEVHLQEAPKFNFTRQGPDSYADAVTSASPAVANLYTTKMVSKPAHPLFEDPQFRRFFGDNLPRQRRMESSLGSAVIMSPEGYLLTNNHVTAGADQIVVALKDGRETLAHLVGSDPETDLAVLKIDLKDLPPITLGRSDNIRIGDVALAIGNPFGVGQTVTMGIISATGRNQLGLNTYEDFIQTDAAINPGNSGGALVDASGNLIGINTAIFSKSGGSQGIGFAIPTKLALEVMKAIIEHGQVIRGWLGIEVQPLTPELAESFGLEGRPGIVVAGIYRDSPAQRATLQPGDIILSIDGEPAGDGRKSMNQVARTRPGEKVNIQVMRNGQELELTAEVGVRPPPSSNGGS comes from the coding sequence ATGCTCAAGGCCCTGCGATTTATTGGCTGGCCCCTGATTGTCGGCGTGCTCGTGGCACTGCTGATCATCCAGCAATACCCGGAATGGGTTGGCCTGCCCCGACAGGAAGTGCATCTGCAGGAAGCTCCCAAGTTCAACTTCACCCGCCAGGGGCCCGACTCCTACGCCGATGCGGTGACCAGCGCATCGCCGGCGGTGGCCAACCTCTACACCACCAAGATGGTGAGCAAGCCGGCCCATCCGCTGTTCGAGGACCCTCAGTTCCGCCGCTTCTTCGGTGACAACCTGCCGCGCCAGCGCCGAATGGAGTCAAGCCTGGGGTCGGCGGTGATCATGAGCCCGGAAGGCTATCTGCTGACCAATAACCACGTGACCGCCGGCGCCGACCAGATCGTGGTAGCCCTCAAGGACGGCCGCGAGACGCTGGCACACCTGGTGGGCAGCGACCCGGAAACCGACCTGGCGGTGCTGAAGATCGATCTCAAGGACCTGCCCCCCATTACCCTCGGCCGCTCAGACAACATCCGCATCGGCGACGTCGCCCTGGCCATCGGCAACCCCTTCGGCGTCGGCCAGACCGTGACCATGGGCATCATCAGCGCCACCGGCCGCAACCAGCTGGGTCTGAATACCTATGAGGACTTCATCCAGACTGACGCAGCGATCAACCCCGGCAACTCGGGCGGCGCCCTGGTGGATGCCAGCGGCAACCTGATTGGAATCAACACCGCGATCTTCTCCAAGTCCGGCGGCTCCCAGGGCATTGGCTTCGCTATCCCCACCAAGCTGGCACTGGAGGTGATGAAAGCGATCATCGAACACGGCCAGGTGATCCGCGGCTGGCTCGGCATCGAGGTACAGCCGTTGACCCCGGAACTGGCCGAGTCCTTCGGCCTGGAAGGACGTCCTGGCATCGTGGTCGCCGGCATCTACCGTGACAGCCCCGCGCAGCGCGCCACCCTGCAGCCCGGCGACATCATCCTCAGCATCGACGGCGAGCCGGCCGGTGACGGTCGCAAATCGATGAACCAGGTAGCCCGCACCCGCCCCGGGGAGAAGGTCAACATTCAGGTGATGCGCAATGGCCAGGAGCTGGAGCTGACCGCTGAGGTGGGTGTTCGCCCGCCGCCCAGCAGCAACGGCGGGAGCTGA
- the cysD gene encoding sulfate adenylyltransferase subunit CysD: protein MLDKLTHLKQLEAESIHIIREVAAEFDNPVMLYSIGKDSAVMLHLARKAFFPGKLPFPVMHVDTRWKFQDMYRFRDKMVAEMGLDLITHVNPEGVAQGINPFTHGSAKHTDVMKTEGLKQALDKYGFDAAFGGARRDEEKSRAKERVYSFRDSKHRWDPKNQRPELWNVYNGKVKKGESIRVFPLSNWTELDIWQYIYLEQIPIVPLYFAAEREVIEMNGALIMIDDERILEHLSDEQKASIQTKMVRFRTLGCYPLTGAVESTATTLPEIIQEMLLTRTSERQGRVIDHDQAGSMEEKKRQGYF from the coding sequence ATGCTCGATAAACTGACGCACCTGAAACAGCTGGAGGCGGAGAGCATCCACATCATTCGTGAAGTGGCCGCCGAATTCGACAACCCGGTGATGCTCTACTCCATCGGCAAAGACTCCGCCGTGATGCTTCACCTGGCGCGCAAGGCCTTCTTCCCGGGCAAGCTGCCGTTCCCGGTCATGCATGTCGACACCCGGTGGAAGTTCCAGGACATGTACCGCTTCCGCGACAAGATGGTCGCCGAAATGGGCCTTGACCTGATCACCCACGTCAACCCGGAAGGCGTCGCCCAGGGCATCAACCCCTTCACCCACGGTAGCGCGAAGCACACCGACGTGATGAAGACCGAGGGTCTCAAGCAGGCCCTCGACAAGTACGGCTTCGATGCGGCCTTCGGCGGCGCCCGCCGTGACGAAGAGAAATCCCGTGCGAAGGAGCGTGTGTACTCCTTCCGCGACAGCAAGCACCGCTGGGACCCGAAGAACCAGCGCCCCGAGCTGTGGAACGTCTACAACGGCAAAGTGAAGAAGGGCGAGTCGATCCGCGTCTTCCCACTGTCCAACTGGACCGAGCTGGACATCTGGCAATACATCTATCTCGAGCAGATCCCGATCGTGCCGCTGTACTTCGCTGCCGAGCGTGAAGTCATCGAGATGAATGGCGCGCTGATCATGATCGACGACGAGCGCATCCTCGAACACCTCAGCGACGAGCAGAAGGCGAGCATCCAGACGAAGATGGTGCGCTTCCGTACCCTCGGCTGCTATCCGCTCACCGGTGCAGTGGAGTCCACCGCCACCACGCTGCCGGAAATCATCCAGGAAATGCTCCTGACCCGTACTTCCGAACGCCAGGGCCGCGTCATCGACCATGACCAGGCCGGTTCGATGGAAGAAAAGAAACGTCAGGGCTATTTCTAA
- a CDS encoding acyl-CoA dehydrogenase family protein — translation MIPRTLFSSDHELFRDSVRKFLEQEAVPYHHQWEKDGHIDRALWNKAGEAGMLCSHIPEEYGGMGADFLYSAVVIEEIGRLGLTGIGFSLHSDIVAPYILHYGSEAQKKKYLPKLVSGELVTAIAMTEPGAGSDLQGVKTTAVLDGDEYVINGSKTFITNGFLADLVIVVAKTDPKAGAKGTSLFLVEADTPGFAKGKRLEKVGMKAQDTSELFFQDVRVPKENLLGQAGMGFAYLMQELPQERLTVGIGALASAEAALNWTLDYTRERKAFGKSIAEFQNTRFKLAEMATEIQVGRVFVDRCLELHLEGKLDVPTAAMLKYWGTDLQCKVLDECVQLHGGYGFMWEYAVARAWADARVQRIYAGTNEIMKEIIARSLV, via the coding sequence ATGATCCCGAGAACCCTGTTCAGCTCCGATCACGAACTCTTCCGCGACAGCGTGCGCAAGTTCCTCGAGCAGGAGGCGGTGCCCTATCACCACCAGTGGGAGAAGGACGGCCATATCGACCGCGCACTGTGGAACAAGGCTGGCGAGGCCGGGATGCTCTGCTCCCATATTCCGGAGGAATATGGCGGCATGGGGGCCGATTTCCTCTACAGCGCAGTGGTGATCGAAGAGATCGGTCGCCTGGGCCTGACGGGTATCGGCTTCTCGCTGCACTCGGACATCGTCGCCCCGTACATCCTTCATTACGGCTCCGAGGCGCAGAAGAAAAAGTACCTGCCCAAGCTGGTCAGCGGCGAGTTGGTGACCGCCATCGCCATGACCGAGCCCGGTGCCGGCTCCGACCTTCAGGGAGTGAAGACCACTGCCGTCCTGGATGGCGACGAGTACGTCATCAACGGCTCCAAGACCTTCATCACCAACGGTTTCCTTGCCGACCTGGTGATTGTGGTGGCCAAGACCGATCCCAAGGCTGGCGCCAAGGGCACCAGCCTGTTCCTGGTGGAAGCGGACACCCCGGGCTTCGCCAAGGGCAAGCGCCTGGAGAAGGTCGGCATGAAGGCCCAGGACACGTCCGAGCTGTTCTTCCAGGATGTGCGCGTGCCGAAGGAGAACCTGCTGGGCCAGGCAGGCATGGGCTTCGCCTATCTGATGCAGGAACTTCCCCAGGAGCGTCTGACCGTGGGCATCGGCGCCCTGGCTTCGGCCGAGGCGGCGCTCAACTGGACCCTGGATTACACCCGCGAGCGCAAGGCCTTCGGCAAGTCCATCGCAGAGTTTCAGAACACCCGCTTCAAGCTGGCGGAGATGGCCACCGAGATCCAGGTCGGGCGCGTCTTCGTCGACCGCTGCCTGGAACTGCACCTCGAGGGCAAGCTGGATGTACCGACGGCGGCCATGCTCAAGTACTGGGGCACCGACCTGCAGTGCAAGGTCCTGGACGAATGCGTCCAGCTGCACGGTGGCTACGGCTTCATGTGGGAATACGCGGTGGCGCGGGCCTGGGCGGACGCGCGGGTTCAGCGCATCTATGCCGGCACGAATGAGATCATGAAAGAGATCATTGCCCGTTCCCTGGTTTGA
- the cysN gene encoding sulfate adenylyltransferase subunit CysN: MSHQSDLISQDILAYLAQHERKELLRFLTCGNVDDGKSTLIGRLLHDSKMIYEDHLEAITRDSKKVGTTGDDVDLALLVDGLQAEREQGITIDVAYRYFSTAKRKFIIADTPGHEQYTRNMATGASTCDLAIILVDARYGVQTQTRRHSFIASLLGIKHIVVAVNKMDLKDFDQGVFEAIKADYLQFAERIKLNPTSIHFVPMSALKGDNVVNKSERSPWYSGQSLMEILETVEIAGDRNVSDMRFPVQYVNRPNLNFRGFAGTLASGIVRKGDDVVALPSGKGSRVKSIVTFDGELEQAGPGQAITLTLEDEIDVSRGDMLVHADNAPVVTDSFDAMLVWMSEEPMLPGKKYDIKRATSYVPGSIPSIAHKVDVNTLEETAASSLQLNEIAKVKVSLDAPVALDGYEQNRTTGAFIVIDRLTNGTVGAGMIIADAQVGRNIDGHHGKQAHVSPEERAARFGQKPATVLFSGLSGAGKSTLAYGVERKLFDMGRAVYVLDGQNLRHDLNKGLPQDRAGRTENWRRAAHVARQFNEAGMLTLAAFVAPDAEGREQAKALIGAERLITVYVQASPMACRERDPQGLYAAGQDNIPGESFPYDIPLDADLVIDTQSVSVEDGVKQVLDLLRTRGVI; the protein is encoded by the coding sequence ATGAGCCACCAATCCGATCTGATCAGCCAGGACATCCTCGCGTACCTGGCTCAGCACGAGCGCAAGGAACTCCTGCGCTTCCTCACCTGCGGCAACGTCGACGACGGCAAGAGCACCCTGATCGGGCGCCTGCTGCACGACTCCAAGATGATCTACGAGGATCACCTGGAAGCCATTACTCGCGACTCCAAGAAGGTCGGCACCACCGGTGACGACGTGGACCTGGCGTTGCTGGTGGACGGCCTGCAGGCCGAGCGCGAGCAGGGCATCACCATCGACGTGGCGTATCGCTACTTCAGCACCGCCAAGCGCAAGTTCATCATCGCCGACACCCCCGGCCATGAGCAGTACACCCGCAACATGGCCACCGGCGCGTCCACCTGCGACCTGGCGATCATCCTCGTCGATGCCCGCTACGGCGTGCAGACCCAGACCCGCCGCCACAGCTTCATCGCGTCGCTGCTGGGGATCAAGCATATCGTCGTCGCCGTTAACAAGATGGACCTGAAGGATTTCGACCAGGGCGTCTTCGAGGCGATCAAGGCCGACTACCTGCAGTTCGCCGAGCGAATCAAGCTCAATCCCACCTCGATTCACTTCGTGCCGATGTCGGCGCTGAAGGGTGACAACGTGGTCAACAAGAGCGAGCGTTCGCCCTGGTACTCGGGCCAGTCGCTGATGGAAATCCTCGAGACCGTGGAAATCGCCGGCGACCGCAACGTCTCCGACATGCGTTTCCCGGTGCAGTACGTGAATCGTCCGAACCTGAATTTCCGTGGTTTCGCCGGCACCCTGGCCAGCGGCATCGTGCGCAAGGGTGACGACGTGGTCGCCCTGCCATCGGGCAAGGGCAGCCGGGTCAAGTCCATCGTCACCTTTGATGGTGAGCTGGAGCAGGCCGGTCCGGGCCAGGCCATCACCCTGACCCTGGAAGACGAGATCGACGTATCCCGTGGCGATATGCTGGTGCATGCCGACAACGCCCCGGTGGTCACCGACAGCTTCGACGCCATGCTCGTATGGATGTCTGAGGAGCCGATGCTCCCGGGCAAGAAATACGACATCAAGCGCGCCACCAGCTACGTACCGGGTTCCATCCCGAGCATTGCGCACAAGGTGGACGTGAACACCCTCGAGGAAACGGCTGCAAGCAGCCTGCAGCTGAACGAGATCGCCAAGGTCAAGGTCAGCCTGGATGCGCCCGTCGCCCTCGACGGCTATGAGCAGAACCGCACCACCGGTGCTTTCATCGTCATCGATCGCCTCACCAACGGCACCGTTGGCGCTGGCATGATCATCGCCGACGCCCAGGTAGGGCGTAACATCGACGGTCACCATGGCAAGCAGGCCCACGTATCGCCCGAAGAGCGGGCCGCGCGATTCGGCCAGAAGCCGGCCACTGTCCTGTTCAGCGGTCTGTCCGGCGCTGGCAAGAGCACCCTGGCCTACGGCGTGGAGCGCAAGCTGTTCGACATGGGCCGTGCCGTGTACGTGCTGGATGGCCAGAACCTGCGCCATGACCTGAACAAGGGGCTGCCGCAGGATCGTGCCGGCCGTACCGAGAACTGGCGCCGTGCCGCCCACGTTGCCCGCCAGTTCAACGAAGCCGGCATGCTGACCCTGGCAGCCTTCGTCGCACCGGATGCCGAGGGCCGCGAGCAGGCGAAGGCACTGATCGGCGCTGAACGCCTGATCACCGTCTACGTCCAGGCGTCGCCCATGGCCTGCCGTGAGCGCGATCCCCAGGGCCTCTATGCGGCCGGCCAGGACAACATCCCGGGCGAGTCCTTCCCCTACGACATCCCCCTGGATGCCGACCTGGTGATCGACACCCAGTCCGTGAGCGTTGAAGACGGCGTGAAACAGGTGCTTGATCTGCTCCGCACCCGCGGCGTGATCTAA
- a CDS encoding alpha/beta fold hydrolase: MRENPLLLDGPCGQLEALHLDLPEARGLALICHPNPVQGGTMLNKVVSTLQRTARDAGYSTLRFNYRGVGASAGSHDMGTGEVDDAEAVAHWFRAQRAELPLALFGFSFGGFVAGSLAGRLERQGIAVPRLFMVAPAVMRLDESNPLPEGGELTVIQPDADEVVPPQAVYDWSAGLARPHELLKVAECGHFFHGKLTDLKDLVLPRL; this comes from the coding sequence ATCCGCGAAAATCCTCTTCTTCTCGATGGCCCCTGCGGCCAGCTCGAGGCGCTGCATCTTGATCTGCCTGAGGCCAGGGGCCTGGCGCTGATCTGTCATCCGAACCCCGTACAGGGCGGCACCATGCTCAACAAGGTGGTCTCCACCCTGCAGCGCACCGCCCGTGACGCCGGTTACAGCACCCTGCGCTTCAACTACCGTGGCGTTGGCGCCAGTGCTGGCAGCCACGACATGGGCACCGGAGAAGTGGACGACGCCGAAGCTGTCGCCCACTGGTTCCGCGCCCAGCGCGCGGAGCTGCCATTGGCGCTGTTCGGTTTCTCCTTTGGTGGCTTCGTGGCCGGTAGCCTCGCCGGTCGCCTGGAGCGGCAGGGCATCGCCGTACCGCGCCTGTTCATGGTGGCACCTGCGGTGATGCGCCTGGACGAGAGCAATCCGCTGCCCGAAGGCGGTGAACTGACAGTGATCCAGCCCGACGCCGATGAAGTCGTGCCGCCCCAGGCGGTCTATGACTGGTCGGCGGGCCTCGCGCGCCCCCATGAGCTGCTGAAAGTGGCAGAATGCGGGCACTTCTTCCACGGCAAGCTGACCGACCTCAAGGACCTGGTCCTGCCGCGTCTCTGA
- a CDS encoding tryptophan--tRNA ligase has protein sequence MTTRILTGITTTGTPHLGNYAGAIRPAIVASRASDVDSFYFLADYHALIKCDDPARIQRSRLEIAATWLACGLDTDKATFYRQSDIPEIPELTWLLTCVSAKGLLNRAHAYKASVDKNLESGEDPDAGVTMGLYSYPVLMAADILMFNAHKVPVGRDQIQHVEMARDIGQRFNHLFGAGREFFTLPEAVIEEEVATLPGLDGRKMSKSYDNTIPLFGSAKQLKDAIARIVTDSRAPGEPKDPDNSHLFTLYQAFATPAQLAEFRADLLAGLAWGEAKQRLFQLLDNELGEARERYHALIERPSDLEDILLAGAAKARKIATPFLNELREAVGLRSFRTSAQAGGETKAKKAAKSARFVSFRDEDGSFRFRLLDADGEQLLLSRSFADGKAAGQVSKRLQSGDELDLRVEGDAFGIWLDDEQVASSPAFTDDAARDAAIQRLYAALAPQE, from the coding sequence ATGACCACTCGTATCCTCACCGGTATCACCACCACCGGCACGCCGCACCTCGGCAACTATGCGGGCGCCATCCGCCCGGCCATCGTTGCCAGCCGCGCCAGCGACGTCGATTCCTTCTACTTCCTGGCCGACTACCACGCCCTGATCAAGTGCGACGACCCGGCCCGCATCCAGCGTTCCCGCCTGGAGATCGCCGCCACCTGGCTGGCGTGCGGTCTGGATACCGACAAGGCGACCTTCTACCGCCAGTCCGACATCCCCGAGATTCCCGAGCTCACCTGGCTGCTCACCTGCGTCAGCGCCAAGGGCCTGCTCAATCGCGCCCACGCCTACAAGGCTTCGGTGGACAAGAACCTGGAAAGCGGCGAAGACCCAGACGCGGGCGTCACCATGGGCCTGTACAGCTACCCGGTGCTGATGGCGGCGGACATCCTGATGTTCAACGCGCACAAGGTGCCGGTGGGGCGCGACCAGATTCAGCACGTGGAAATGGCCCGCGACATCGGCCAGCGCTTCAACCATCTGTTCGGCGCCGGTCGTGAATTCTTCACTCTGCCGGAAGCCGTGATCGAGGAAGAAGTGGCGACCCTGCCTGGCCTCGACGGTCGCAAGATGTCCAAGAGCTACGACAACACCATTCCGCTGTTTGGCAGTGCCAAGCAGCTGAAGGACGCCATCGCGCGAATCGTCACCGACTCCCGCGCCCCCGGCGAACCGAAGGACCCGGACAATTCCCATCTCTTCACCCTCTACCAGGCCTTCGCCACTCCGGCACAGCTCGCCGAGTTCCGCGCCGACCTGCTGGCTGGCCTGGCCTGGGGCGAAGCCAAACAGCGCCTGTTCCAGTTGCTCGACAACGAGCTGGGCGAAGCCCGCGAGCGCTACCACGCGCTGATCGAGCGTCCGTCCGACCTGGAGGACATCCTCCTGGCCGGCGCCGCCAAGGCACGCAAGATCGCCACGCCGTTCCTCAATGAGCTGCGCGAAGCGGTGGGGCTGCGCTCTTTCCGCACCAGCGCGCAGGCCGGCGGCGAGACCAAGGCCAAGAAGGCCGCCAAAAGCGCCCGATTCGTCAGCTTCCGCGACGAGGACGGCAGCTTCCGTTTCCGCCTGCTGGACGCCGACGGCGAGCAACTGCTGCTGTCCCGCTCCTTCGCCGATGGCAAGGCTGCCGGCCAGGTCAGCAAGCGCTTGCAGTCGGGCGATGAGCTGGACCTGCGCGTCGAAGGCGACGCGTTCGGCATCTGGCTGGACGACGAACAGGTGGCGTCGAGCCCTGCCTTCACCGATGACGCCGCCCGCGATGCGGCCATCCAGCGCCTGTACGCGGCCCTCGCACCTCAGGAATAG
- the zapE gene encoding cell division protein ZapE: MTPLERYQADLKRPDFFHDAAQENAVRHLQRLYDDLIADDRSKPGLLGSLFGKKRQGPVKGLYFWGGVGRGKTYLVDTFYDALPFKQKMRTHFHRFMKRVHEEMKTLKGEKNPLTIIGKRFADEARVICFDEFFVSDITDAMILATLLEELFKNGVSLVATSNIVPDGLYKDGLQRARFLPAIALLKEHTDIVNVDSGVDYRLRALEQAELFHFPLDTEAEASLSRSFKSLLPDCTMAQENEVLMIENREIRAVRVCEDVAWFEFRELCDGPRSQNDYIELGKIFHAVILANVEQMGVTKDDMARRFINLVDEFYDRNVKLIISAEVELKDLYSGGRLNFEFQRTLSRLLEMQSHEFLSRPHKP, from the coding sequence ATGACCCCCCTCGAGCGCTACCAGGCCGATCTCAAGCGGCCGGATTTCTTCCACGATGCCGCGCAGGAAAACGCAGTTCGCCACTTGCAGCGGCTGTATGACGACCTGATCGCCGACGACCGCAGCAAACCCGGCCTGCTCGGCAGCCTGTTCGGCAAGAAGCGCCAGGGCCCGGTGAAGGGCCTGTACTTCTGGGGTGGCGTGGGTCGCGGCAAGACCTATCTGGTGGATACCTTCTACGACGCGTTGCCGTTCAAGCAGAAGATGCGTACCCACTTCCACCGCTTCATGAAGCGCGTGCACGAGGAGATGAAGACCCTCAAGGGCGAGAAGAATCCGCTGACCATCATCGGCAAGCGATTCGCCGACGAGGCGCGAGTCATCTGCTTCGACGAATTCTTCGTGTCCGATATCACCGACGCCATGATCCTGGCCACGCTCCTGGAGGAGCTGTTCAAGAACGGCGTCAGCCTGGTGGCGACCTCCAACATCGTGCCGGACGGCCTCTACAAGGACGGCCTCCAGCGTGCGCGCTTCCTGCCGGCCATCGCGCTGCTCAAGGAACACACCGACATCGTCAACGTCGACAGCGGCGTGGACTACCGTCTGCGAGCTCTGGAGCAGGCCGAACTGTTCCATTTCCCGCTGGATACTGAGGCCGAAGCAAGCCTGAGCCGCAGCTTCAAGAGCCTGCTGCCGGACTGCACCATGGCCCAGGAAAACGAAGTCCTGATGATCGAGAATCGCGAAATCCGCGCCGTGCGCGTCTGTGAAGACGTCGCCTGGTTCGAATTCCGTGAGCTCTGCGACGGTCCGCGCAGCCAGAACGACTACATCGAGCTGGGCAAGATCTTCCACGCCGTGATCCTCGCCAACGTCGAGCAGATGGGCGTGACCAAGGACGACATGGCGCGGCGCTTCATCAACCTGGTGGACGAGTTCTACGACCGCAACGTGAAGCTGATCATCTCCGCCGAGGTGGAGCTGAAGGACCTGTACTCCGGTGGTCGCCTGAACTTCGAGTTCCAGCGCACCCTGAGCCGCCTGCTGGAAATGCAGTCCCACGAATTCCTCTCCAGGCCGCACAAGCCCTGA
- a CDS encoding DUF1043 family protein, giving the protein MEQSLIIWLLPVLTLLAGIGIGFLIARLAPNAAPGRTQRQLDDLQERFDTYQSEVVTHFNTTANLVKKLTQSYQDVQEHLSEGASRLALDELTRQRLLAALHADEAASPRERLTPPKSNEAPKDYAPKAPDAPGTLDETFGLKGKY; this is encoded by the coding sequence GTGGAACAGTCGCTCATCATCTGGTTGCTACCAGTCTTGACCCTGCTCGCCGGTATCGGCATCGGTTTCCTGATCGCCCGCCTGGCGCCCAATGCGGCTCCTGGCCGGACGCAGCGCCAACTGGATGACCTGCAGGAACGTTTCGATACCTACCAGAGCGAGGTGGTCACTCACTTCAACACCACCGCCAACCTGGTGAAGAAGCTCACCCAGAGCTACCAGGACGTGCAGGAGCACCTCTCCGAAGGCGCCAGCCGCCTGGCCCTGGACGAATTGACCCGCCAGCGCCTGCTGGCCGCGCTGCACGCTGACGAAGCCGCCAGCCCGCGCGAACGCCTGACGCCTCCGAAGAGCAACGAAGCGCCCAAGGATTACGCCCCCAAGGCTCCGGACGCCCCCGGCACCCTGGACGAGACCTTCGGCCTGAAGGGCAAGTACTAA